The following is a genomic window from Rhizobium sp. 11515TR.
TCCAGCTCGACAAGGACCGCCTGGCGGCCAAGCAGTACTTCCTGCAGCACGTCAACCAGAACACGGTCTTCTTCCATAACCTGAGGGAAAAACTCGATTATCTAGTGACGGAAGGCTACTACGAGCAGGAGGTGCTGGATCAGTATTCCTTCAATTTCGTGCGCGATCTCTTCGACCACGCTTATGCGAAGAAGTTCCGTTTTCCGACCTTCCTCGGCGCCTTCAAATACTACACCAGCTACACGCTGAAGACCTTCGATGGAAAGCGCTATCTTGAGCGTTATGAAGACCGTATCTGCATGGTCGCACTGACGCTGGCGCAGGGCAGCGAGCAGATTGCGCGCGATCTGGTGGACGAGATTATCTCCGGCCGCTTCCAGCCGGCAACACCGACCTTCCTCAATGCCGGCAAGAAGCAGCGCGGAGAGCTGGTCTCCTGCTTCCTGCTGCGTGTCGAAGACAATATGGAATCGATCGGCCGCGCCATTAACTCGGCTCTGCAGCTTTCGAAACGCGGCGGAGGCGTGGCGCTATCGCTCACCAACATCCGTGAGGCCGGCGCACCCATCAAGCATATCGAGAACCAGTCGTCCGGCATCATTCCCGTCATGAAGCTGCTGGAAGACTCCTTCTCCTACGCCAACCAGCTTGGCGCGCGGCAAGGGGCGGGCGCCGTCTACCTGAACGCTCACCATCCCGACATCATGCGCTTCCTCGATACCAAACGCGAAAATGCCGACGAGAAGATCCGCATCAAGACACTGTCGCTCGGCGTGGTCATTCCGGACATTACTTTCGAGCTCGCGAAGAACAACGAGGATATGTACCTATTCTCGCCCTATGACGTGGAGCGCGTCTATGGCGTGCCGCTCACCGAGATTTCGGTGACGGAGAAGTATCGCGAGATGGTGGCCGACAGCCGCATCCGCAAAAAGAAGATCAAGGCGCGCGAATTCTTCCAGGTGATCGCCGAAATCCAGTTCGAGAGCGGCTATCCCTACATCATGTTCGAGGATACGGTGAACCGCGCCAATCCGGTTGCCGGCCGCATCACCATGAGCAATCTCTGCTCGGAAATCTTGCAGGTCAGCGAAGCCAGCGCATACAACGATGACCTGTCCTACAAGCATATGGGCAAGGACATCTCCTGCAATCTCGGTTCTCTGAATATTGCTGCAGCAATGGACAGCCCGGATTTCGGCAAGACGATCGAAATGTCGATCCGTGCGCTGACGGCTGTTTCCGACATGAGCCATATCTCCTCCGTACCCTCGATCGAAAAGGGTAATGACGAAAGCCATGCGATCGGCCTCGGTCAGATGAACCTGCACGGTTATCTCGCCCGCGAGCGCATTTTCTACGGCTCGGAAGAAGGTGTCGATTTCACCAATATCTATTTCTACACAGTGACCTACCACGCCATTCGCGCCTCGAACCTGCTTGCGGTCGAGCGCGGCCAGAGCTTCAAGGGCTTCGAGAATTCGAAATACGCTTCCGGCGAATATTTTGACAAATATACTGAGCAGGAATGGAGGCCAGTGACCGAGCGCGTCGCGGAAATCTTCGAAAAGGCGGGTATTGCCATCCCCACGCAGGAAGATTGGCAGAATCTGAGAAAAGCTGTCATGGAGGGCGGGCTCTATAACCAGAACCTGCAGGCCGTGCCGCCGACGGGCTCGATCTCCTACATCAACCACTCGACCTCCTCGATCCACCCGATCGTCTCCAAGATCGAGATTCGCAAGGAAGGCAAGATCGGCCGCGTCTATTATCCGGCCGCCTTCATGACGAACGACAATCTCGATTACTATCAGGACGCCTACGAGATTGGGCCTGAAAAGATCATCGACACCTACGCCGCGGCCACCCAGCATGTCGACCAGGGCCTGTCGCTGACGCTGTTCTTCCGCGACACTGCAACCACGCGCGATATCAACAAGGCGCAGATCTACGCCTGGAAGAAGGGCATCAAGACCATCTACTACATCCGGCTTCGCCAGATGGCGCTCGAAGGCACGCAGGTTCAGGGCTGCGTTTCCTGCACGCTCTGAACCTTTGAGGGACGACAATGAACATGCAATTCAAGCCGGCAAACCGCGTTCGCGCCATCAATTGGAACCGCATCGAGGACGACAAGGATCTTGAGGTCTGGAACCGTCTGACCGGCAATTTCTGGCTGCCGGAAAAGGTGCCCTTGTCGAACGACATTCAATCCTGGGCGACACTCAAGCCTGAGGAGCAGCAGCTCACCATCCGCGTCTTCACCGGTCTGACGCTGCTCGACACGATCCAGAACGGCGTCGGCGCCGTCAAGCTGATGGCCGATGCCGCCACCCCGCATGAAGAAGCGGTGCTGTCGAACATCTCGTTCATGGAGGCGGTGCACGCGCGCTCTTATTCGTCGATCTTCTCGACGCTCTGCCTGACGCCCGATGTCGACGATGCCTATCGCTGGTCGGAAGAGAACGAGTTCCTGCAGAAGAAATCGACGCTGATCATGGAGCAGTATTCTTCCGGAGATCCCCTACGGAAAAAGGTCGCCAGCGTCTTCCTTGAAAGCTTTCTATTTTATTCCGGCTTCTATCTGCCGATGTTCTGGTCGAGCCGCGCCAAGCTCACCAACACCGCCGACATGATCCGTCTCATTATCCGTGATGAAGCCGTGCATGGCTATTACATCGGCTACAAGTTCCAGCGCGGGCTTGAGCGGCTTTCGGAAGAGTGCAGGCAGGAGATCAAGGATTTCGCCTTCGATCTGCTGCTGGAGCTTTATGACAATGAAGCGAAGTACACCGAAGCGCTCTATGACGGAGTCGGTCTGACCGAGGACGTCAAGAAGTTCCTGCATTACAACGCCAACAAGGCACTGATGAATCTCGGCTATGAGGCCCTTTTTCCGACCGAAGCCTGCGAGGTCAATCCGGCCATCCTTTCGGCGCTGTCTCCGAATGCGGATGAGAACCACGACTTCTTCTCCGGCTCCGGCTCGTCCTATGTGATCGGCAAGGCTGTCGCCACCGAGGATGAGGACTGGAATTTCTGAGGATCGAGCTTGGCGCAGCTCAGGCGGTTCGAGCCGTCGCCTTGGAAACGGTGCCCTGACGGCAGCCGTCGCTGAGCGGCGCTCGCCTCCGCTTGGAAACGCAAACGGCCGGCTCTAACAAATAGAGCCGGCCGTTGAACTGTCGGATCCTGACGATCCGGATTACTTGTTCAGCGCATCCTTCAACGCCTTGGCCGGCGTGAAGGCGAGCTTCTTCGATGCGGCAACCTTGATGGTTGCGCCCGTTCCCGGATTGCGTGCTTCGCGCGCCGGCGTATCCTTGACTTTGAACTTGCCAAAGCCCGGGATCGAGGTTTCGGCGCCGGATGTTGCGGCTCCGGTAATGGCTGCAAAGACGGCTTCGACAATCGCCTTACTCTGGACTTTGGTAAGCTTGTGGTCTGCAGCGATCTTGTCTGCGATTTCATTGGTGGTGGTCATGAGGCTTCCCCCGCATTGATGACGCTGGAATCATTTCCATTGCCGATGTCCATTGTCACCTGGAGTCGGGGCCGGAAAGGCCGAGAATGCCTGTATTTCCACAGGTTCCGACGCATCGGGGCCATTTCGAACGCTTTCCGCAGGCGTTTTTCCAGTCAATGGCTCGGTTGGGCGGCCGATGGGAGAGCGCTCCATGATACCCGCAGACGCCTGCGAATCTGCGGGAAGGGCCGGAATCAGAGCTCCGGCACTCTCTTCGCCATCCGGATGCGAGCGGTGACGAATTCATTGAAACTGGCCTTTTGCCTGATAGGTCTATAGAGGCTCGGCTGTGATCAATGGATGGAACGGACAATGGAACACGAGATCAAGATAGACAACCGCGGTGATTTCGGGCTTTGGGCTATCGAGGTCGCAAAGCAGATCATCAGCGATGAGGGCTTTGAATTGGCAAGAGCCGCACGGGACGGCACAGAGGATGATGTCCGCGCGGCCGGTAACGCACTTGGCCAGGCCATTACCAACGCGATGATGGAGGTCTATGACGGTTTGATCGAAGGAGCGGATGAAGATTAGGATCGTCTCGAAGGGTGTGGCCAGTCATCCGCGTGCGCGCGCGGCCGGCTTGCTCTGGATTGAAATCTGAAAGTTGCACCAACTTAAAATCGCAGCCTTACAATCACGAACAGGCATCCCCATATAGGGGGCGGATTAGTCTTTCTGCCCTATGACAGGAGAGCCAATGTTCAGTGCAGTACCGCGTTTCGCCAAGATTGCAGCCATCGTCGTCGTTGCCGCCGCTTCGTCCGTGGCGACCTTTGATGCCGCCGACGCGCGTCGGGCTGGATCCAGCGGCTTCGGAAGCCGCGGAACGCGCACCTTTGATACACCGGCCATAACGCGGACGGCGCCTACGCAGGCTGCCCCGATCGACCGGTCGATGACGCAGCGGCCGCAGCAGCAGACAACGACGCAGCCGCCGCTCGGCGCGCCACAGCGTCCAGGCCTTTTCGGCGGCTTTGGCGGATCGATGATCGGTGGCCTGATCGCCGGTGGGCTGCTTGGCATGATGCTGGGTCACGGTTTTGGCGGCGGTGTCGGCTTCCTCGGCATGCTGCTGCAGATCGGTCTGATCGTGTTGCTGATCGGTTTTGCCATGCGTTTCTTTGCAAATCGCCAGCGGACGCAATATGCAGCACCGGGATCCGGCACGTCCTACAATATGAATCCGATGAACAACGCACGTGCTTCCCCGCGCCCTTCCTTCTCCATTCCGTCTATCGGTGGTGGAGCGGCAGCCGCGCCGAAGGCGCGCCAAGCGAATGACGAGATCGGGTTGCAGCAGGCCGATCTCGATCGCTTCGAGCACCTTCTGACAGAAATCCAGTCGGCCTATGGCAAGGAAGACTATGCTACGCTGCGCCGGCTGACGACGCCGGAGGCGATGTCCTACCTCGCCGAAGAACTTGGGGAAAACGCGACCAGCGGCGTACGCAACAGCGTTTCCGACGTCCGCCTGCTGCAAGGCGATATCGCTGAGGCGTGGCGCGAGGGCAATGCCGAATATGCGACGCTTGCCATGCGCTATTCGAGCATCGACGCGATGGTCGATCGTGCGACCGGGAAACTCGTCGACGGCGACGACCGCAATCCCTCGGAAACGACGGAACTCTGGACCTTCGTGCGCAAGCCCGGTTCGGACTGGACGCTTTCAGCAATCCAGGGAACGGAACTGCACTAATGCTGCGCAGCTTCCGCAAAGAACCGCCTCGCGAGGGATCGCGGGCGGCTCGTCATATCCATAAATTGATTGTCCTCGTCCTTTAAACCTGAAGGCGTCTGGTGGGTGTCGAAGACGACGCGGCATTCGCCTTGACTCGCCAAATCTCTCCTTTAATGTGCTGATGTGGAAACGTTACCACACTGGGAGGAAATAGATGAAATCCGCGCGGCTCAACCGCCTGTTCGGCGTGTCCGGAAATTGCTTCGACGTCGCCATCGATCATGGCATGTTCAATGAACGGACCTTTCTCGCCGGCATCGAGGATATGAGAACAGCGATCAGGGTCATTGCTGATGCTGCGCCCGATGCCATTCAGCTTCCGCCAGGTACCGCGCCTATTCTGCAGGCAATCCCCGGCAAGCATCGTCCGGCTCTAGTGCTGCGGACCGATATCGCCAATATCTATGGCAATCCGCTGCCCTCGGCACTGTTTTCCGAGATGATCGACCGGGGCGTGGAACAGGCGGTGGCGCTCGATGCCGCCTGTGTCGTCGTCAACCTTCTGATGCTGCCGGATCAGCCGGAGGTCTATCGCGCCTGTGTGCGCAACGTGAACAGCCTGAAGCGCGAATGCGAGATTTACGGCATGCCGCTGATGGTCGAGCCGCTGGTCATGCAGGATAATTCCAAGGGTGCCTATATGGTCGATGGTGCGATCGACAAGATCCTGCCGCTGGTGCGTCAGGCCGCCGAACTCGGCGCCGACATTATCAAGGCCGACCCTTGTGACAATGTTCAGGAATACCACCGCGTCATCGAGATCGCCCAAGGCTTGCCGGTGCTCGTGCGCGGCGGCGGACGCGTCTCGGATCAGGAGATACTTTCACGCACGAAACAGCTGATGGAGCAGGGCGCCCGCGGCATCGTCTATGGCCGCAACGTCATCCAGCACAACAATCCCGCTGGCATGACGCGCGCCCTGATGGCGATCGTCCATGAGGAGGCTTCCGTCGAAGACGCCTCGCGGCATCTCGCCTGACGCATCCTTGGAGGAGGAGATATGAAGAAGGTATTCCGCTTCGGCGTCATCGGCTGCGGCCTGATGGGGCGCGAATTCGCAAGCGCTGCGGCGCGCTGGCTGCATCTTGCCGACATGAGGGCGCGGCCGGAAATCCTTGCCGTCTGCGATACCAATCCCGCGCTTCTCGACTGGTTTAAGGACAATGTGCCATCAGTCCGGCAGTTCACCGGCGATTATAAGGAGCTGCTGGCCAATCCGGATGTCGATGCGGTTTATTGCGCAGTGCCGCATGTACTGCACCAGCAGTTCTATGTCGACATTCTGAAGGCCGGAAAGCATCTGCTTGGCGAAAAGCCGTTCGGCATGGATGCGGCACAGAACCGCGAGATCATGGCGGTGCTTGCCGAGAACCCGAAGCTTCTGATTCGCTGCTCGTCGGAAATGCCCTTCTTTCCTGGGGCGCAGAAGGTCATCGCGCTCGCCGAAAGCGGCGAGATGGGCGATATTCTCGAGGTCGAGGCCGGCTTCCTGCACTCCTCCGATATCGACAGGCAGAAGCCGATCAACTGGAAGCGCATGGCCGATATCAACGGCGAATACGGCTGCATGGGCGATCTCGGCATGCATGTCCTGCATGTGCCCCTGCGGCTCGGCTGGCGCCCGCAGACGCTGCATGCGCAACTGGTCAAGAAGATCACGGAGCGCCCGGATGGCAAGGGCGGCATGGTACCGTGTACGACCTGGGACAATGCGACGATCAGCACGCGCGTCAACGCGGGTGGCCAGGATTTTCCGATGGTGCTGAAGACCTGGCGGATCGCACCGGGCGAGGCCAATACCTGGTACATCCGCATCCTCGGCATGAAGAAGAGTGCCTTCTTCACCACGAAAGCGCCGCGGCAGTGGCAGTGGATGGACTATAATGGCGGCGCGCAGGCCTGGAGCACTGAAGATTTGGGATATGGTTCGCTCTTCCCGGCGATAACAGGCAAGATTTTCGAGTTCGGCTTCGCCGATGCCATCCAGCAAATGTGGGCCGCCTTCGTCGATGAACTGGCCGGCGGAAACGCCAATGGCTTTGCCTGTGCGACGCCCGAAGAAGCGCAGGCGCATCACGCAGTACTGACGGCGGCACTGAAATCCGGCCGTGAAAATATCGTCGTACCGGTCGATTACGAAGGAGCGACCACCTGATGAAGCGCTCCGAAATCAACGAAGCGCTGCGGCGCGCAAGCAAAACTCTAGACCATTGGCGCTGGTCGCTGCCGGAATGGGGTTATTGGACTGCGGCGGATTTCGCCGCCAATCCGGAGGCGGCGCGCTATTTGCGTGCCCATCAGCTGGGGTGGGACGTCACGGATTTCGGCTCCGGCCGTTTTGCCGAATGCGGCCTCGTGCTCTTCTGCCTGCGCAACGGCATCGTCGGTGTCGAAGGCGAGCGCACCTATGCCGAGAAGCTGCTTTTCGTCGAGGAAGGGCAGGTCACGCCGACCCATCGCCATCAAGCGAAGATGGAGGATATCATCAACAGGGCCGGCGGCGATCTCGTCATCGAATTCGCCGCGACCGACGCCGAAGGCAATGTACTGCGGGACGACGTGACCGTCCCGGTCGACGGCTTGCCGAAAAAACTTACGGCATGGGAGCCGTTGGTTCTTTCTCCTGGCCAGAGCGTGACAATTCCCACCGGGCTCTATCATCGCTTCTATGGCCGCAAAGGCGGCGGTCCGGTCTTCGTCGGCGAAGTCAGCCAGGTCAATGACGACAATAGCGACAATTACTTTCTGGAGCCGATCGGGCGCTTCGCGGCGATCGAGGAGGATGAACCGCCTCTCAGGCCTCTATGGAATGAGGCAGGTAACTGATGCGAACCGGGGAGGAGGTTCGCGACGGCGAAAAGAAAGACAAGGGAGGCATAGTCTGCGCGGGAAACTTCATCGTCGACCGTGTCCATACGCTGTCCTACTGGCCCGAGCAGGGTAATCTCGCCCATATCCTGCATCAGGATGTGGGAGTCGGGGGAGGGGCAGCCAATGTCGTCACCGATCTCGCCTCCCTCGGCTTTCCCGGAAAGCTCGCCGCCGCCGGCTGTATCGGCGCGGACATCGATGGAGAGATCGTCAAGACCCGACTTCAGAGCGCCGGCATCGATGTAAGCGGTCTGCGGGAGCGTCCGGACCGCGCAACAGCCCATACGCATGTCATGAACGTGCCGGGGCAGAACCGCACTTTCTTCTATCACGGCGGTGCCAATGATGCGGTGACAGACACGCTCATCTCGCCCGCGACCTTTGCCAATGCCGGCTATCGGCTGTTTTATCTCGGCTATCTGATGCTTCTGCCTGGTCTCGACGGGATCGATGTGGATGGCCGATCCGGAGCATCGCGCCTTCTGGAGGCCGCGCGCAATGCCGGCCTGACCACCTGCGTCGATTTCGTCTCCAGCGAGGATCCGGAGTTTGCGGCGAAGGTTGGCGCGGCGCTGCCCTATTGCGATTACCTTATCATCAATGAAATCGAAGCAGGGCGAGCAACCGGCGTGACCGTACGGGGCACCGCAGGGGAGTTGAACCAGGCCGCACTTCTGGCAGCCGGCGAACGGTTGCTGGCGGCAGGCGTTGCAAAGGGTGCAATCATTCACGCCCCGGAAATCTGCTTCTGGTTTGCTTCGGGCGCAAAGCCGATTATCTCACGCTCCCGACCGGTCGAGCCGGCTGATATTGTCAGCACTGTCGGCGCGGGCGATGCTTTCTGCGCCGCTGTGCTTTACGGTCTGCATGAAGATTGGCCCGTCGAGCGCATCTGCGCTGTTGCGCATGCCGCCGCCGCCCGTTGCCTCGGAGGAGCGACTGCGACCGACGGCATCCCCGACATGGCGGCACTTCTGGAGGATGTGAAGGAGATGCAGCCCGTCTGTGCCTAGCCCTGACTGCAGAGCGGTAACGCGCATCATTGAGTGCTATAGTGCCGATGGGAGCGCGCGATAGCGAAAGAATCAAACCTTATGCTTGGAGGAGGCGAATGAGGGCAGTCCGTTTGGAAGCGATCGGCGATATGACCATACGCATGGTCGAGAAGCCGAGCGCCGGGCCGGGAGAGATCATCGTTCGGGCTCTCGCCGCCGGCATCTGTGGCTCCGATCGGCACATGTACAAGGGCGAATATCCGACGGCGATCCCGGTGACCTTGGGCCACGAGTTTTGCGGCCTCGTCGAAGAGGTGGGTGAGGGTGTTTCGTCCTTTGTGGGCGGGGAACTCGTAACGGTCGATCCGAATATTGCCTGCGGCACATGCCCCGCCTGTCGGCGCGGGCGGCCGAATCTCTGCGCCAACCTCACGGCTATCGGCGTGACGCGCGATGGCGGCTTTGCCGAATATGTCGTAGTTCCCTGCGGACAGGCGTTCATACTGCCTGCGGATCTCGATCCCGTTCATGGCGCCTTCTGCGAGCCGCTAGCCTGCTGCATTCATGCCATCGACAAGGCACAAATCCGTCCGGGCGACAGCGTCGCCATATTGGGCGGTGGTGTCATTGGCCTGCTCATGGTCCAACTGGCGCGCCTCGCAGGCGCTGATCAGATCATCCTGATCACGAGGCAGCTGTCACGGCGGGAAGCAGCTTTGCGCCTGGGTGCAACACAGGCCCTCGATCCGACGGCGACCGATGCCGTTGCCGCCGTGCGGGATGCTACCGGCGGGGGCGTCGATGTCGTCATAGAATGCGCCGGTGTGCCCGAGACGCTGCAGACGGGCGTGCAGATGGTGCGACGCGGCGGCGCTTTCATTCTCTTTGGTGTGACGCCGGCAGGCTTCGAAGTGCCCGTTCTACCGTTCGATCTGCTCGTCAACGAAGTCGAGATCAGGCCAGCCTATCTCAATCCCTTCACCCATGCTCGCGCCGCCGCCATGGTGGCAAGCGGGATTCTGGAGCTGGATTCGCTTGTTACGAAGACGATCGGCCTTGAAGATGTTGCAAGCGTGGTTGGCAGCGCGCCGTTGGCTGGTGAAATCAAGGTCATCGTCCGTCCCTGAGTGCTGCTCGCATTTAGGTGCGAACGGGGCCAGTGGAGTCGCGCCGGATCAGGGTGACAGGCACTTTGATGAAGGTGTTCATTCGCCGCTCGCCATCGACCTGATCTTCATCGATCAGGGCCTCCAGTTGCCGGACCGCCTGCTCGCCGACGCCGCGGATCGGTTGGGCGATGGTCGTCAGCCGCGGAAAGACATAGGCTGCCTCCGGTAGATCGTCGAAACCGATCACCGAATAGTCGCGAGGCACGGAAAAGCCGTGATCCTGAACGGCATGGATCGTAGCAATCGCCGATATGTCGGTCGTCCCGATGATACCTGTCATCTCAGGCCGGGAGGCGACCAATTGCTTTGCGAGCGGATAGGTGGCGGCAAAACTATGTTCCTCTGCCATGAAGATGGCAGGGGGTGCGATGCCGCGCTCGGCCATCTCCTCTTTGATGCCGCGAAGCCGAAGCTGGACCGGCTGGCTGTGGGCAGGGGCGCCGACAATGCCGATTTTTCGATGTCCGAGCTCGATCAGGTGGCGGGCCATCATCCGCCCGCCTTCCTCATGGTCGGCCATAACGGCATCACCAGCTATTCCGGGAAGCTCGCGATCGATGGCGACGATCGGGATATGGGCTTCGTGCAGGGCCTCGAAATGCTCCGTGCTGCCGAAGGCGCTCGCAACGATGACGCCATCGACGCGCTGCGACAGCAGCATGGAAATATAGCGCGCTTCGTGCTCCATGTTTTCGGCGGTGCTGCATATCAAGGTCTGATAACCGCGCTGGAACAATTCCTGCTCGATTGCGTGGGCAAGAATGCCGAAAAAGGGCACGTCGATCGACGGCAGCATCAACCCTATCATCCGGCTCGGCGCGCCGCGCAGCATGCGCGCACCTTTGCTCGGGGTGTAGTTGAGCGTGCGGATGGCAGATTCAACGCGCTCCCGCAGTTCCGGAGAGGCATAGCCGCTATTGTTCAGCACCCGCGAGACCGACGAGACCGACGTTCCTGCAAGCTTGGCGATATGTCTGATGCTGGTCGTCACTTGCTGGCGTTTCTCTGGAGGGCGAATGGTCGGGGTTGGACCGTCGGGAGTGCGGATCAACTTATCGCCGGACTAAATCACCGCCGGAATGCTGCATCAAGCGTCATGCATTGAAATAACAGCCGCGTCTATAAGGCGCGTCAATTTTTCGGACGGGTTCGGCAGCACAGGCCGGCATCTGCTTCGCGTATGAGCAGATTTTCAGACCGTCGTCACCCGCATCGGCATTTATAAGATTTTTATATCTTCCGCTTTTGCGCCGTCTCGAACCTTAATGCGGTTTGGCCGCATATTACGTCTGGAAGATGCACCTCAAGTGATCTTCTAGGTCGGCAGGAAAAGAGGCGCTCTGAGTAAGGGCGCTCTCCATCATTTCTGCATTCAACAATAACAATCAAGGACTCGCGATCGATGATGGACATTCTTCTTGTCGGGATCGGCGTTTTATTCTTCCTCCTTTGCGTCGCTTATACCAAGGCCTGCGACAGCCTCTAGTCGGAGAGACGGCAATGCTTCTCGATTACATTCTCGGTGGCGGCGTGACGATCTTTCTCACCGTCTACCTGGTCTATGCTCTCATTCGCCCCGAGCGCTTCTGACAGCGCTGGATAGGGAAAGTTACCTCCATGACCTTCAACGGATGGCTTCAGATCCTCATTTACATCGGGATCCTTCTCCTGCTCGTCAAACCGCTCGGCGGTTACATGACGCGAGTCTTTACCGGCGAGCGCACCTTCCTCTCCTTCGTCCTCCGTCCTGTGGAACGGGGGCTTTATCGTTTGGCCGGCACGGATGAGCGCGAAGAGCAGCACTGGACGACCTACTCGGTTTCCATGCTGCTGTTCAGCCTCGCCGGCTTTCTCGTTCTTTACGCGCTCCAGCGCCTGCAAGGCAGCTTGCCGTATAATCCGGCCGGCATGACCGCAGTCGGCCCGGAATTGTCCTTTAACACGGCAACCAGCTTCGTCACCAATACCAATTGGCAGAACTACGGCGGCGAAAGCACGATGTCCTATCTTGTTCAGATGGCCGGCCTGACTGTGCAGAACTTCGTTTCCGCTGCAACCGGCATTGCGATTGCCATTGCTTTGATCCGTGCTTTCGCACGTGCTTCGGGCAAGGCGATCGGCAACTTCTGGGTCGATATGATCCGTGCGACGCTCTACGTCCTTCTGCCGATCTGCGTCGTGCTGACGATTGCTTTCGTCTATCTCGGCGTGCCGCAGACGCTTGGTCCCTATGTCAATGCGACGACGCTCGAAGGAGCGCAGCAGACGATCGCCGTCGGTCCCGTTGCCTCGCAGCTTGCCATCAAGATGCTCGGCACGAATGGCGGCGGTTTCTTCAATGCCAACTCGGCGCATCCCTTCGAAAACCCGGACGCGATTTCCAACCTCCTGCAGATGCTGGCGATCTTCGCCGTCGGCGCAGCGCTCACCAACGTCTTCGGCCGCATGGTCGGCAGCCAGCGGCAGGGCTGGGCGATCCTGGCTGCGATGGGCACGCTGTTCATCGCCGGCGTGATCGTCACTTATTGGGCTGAAGCGGCAGGCAATCCGCTTGTTCATGCGCTCGGCGTCCAGGGCGGCAATATGGAAGGCAAGGAAGTCCGCTTCGGCATTGCCGCCTCCTCGCTCTTCGCCGTCATCACCACGGCGGCATCCTGCGGCGCCGTCAACGGCATGCTCGACAGCTTCACCGCGATCGGCGGCCTGATCCCGCTCATCAACCTGCAGCTCGGCGAAGTCATCGTCGGCGGCGTCGGCGCCGGTTTCTACGGCATCCTGATGTTCGTCGTCATCGCCATCTTCGTTGCGGGCCTGATGGTCGGGCGCACGCCGGAATATCTCGGCAAGAAGATCGAGGCCAAGGAAGTGAAGATGGCAATGCTTGCCGTGCTTTGCCTGCCCTTCGGCATGCTGATCTTCACGGCG
Proteins encoded in this region:
- a CDS encoding zinc-dependent alcohol dehydrogenase family protein is translated as MRAVRLEAIGDMTIRMVEKPSAGPGEIIVRALAAGICGSDRHMYKGEYPTAIPVTLGHEFCGLVEEVGEGVSSFVGGELVTVDPNIACGTCPACRRGRPNLCANLTAIGVTRDGGFAEYVVVPCGQAFILPADLDPVHGAFCEPLACCIHAIDKAQIRPGDSVAILGGGVIGLLMVQLARLAGADQIILITRQLSRREAALRLGATQALDPTATDAVAAVRDATGGGVDVVIECAGVPETLQTGVQMVRRGGAFILFGVTPAGFEVPVLPFDLLVNEVEIRPAYLNPFTHARAAAMVASGILELDSLVTKTIGLEDVASVVGSAPLAGEIKVIVRP
- a CDS encoding LacI family DNA-binding transcriptional regulator; the encoded protein is MTTSIRHIAKLAGTSVSSVSRVLNNSGYASPELRERVESAIRTLNYTPSKGARMLRGAPSRMIGLMLPSIDVPFFGILAHAIEQELFQRGYQTLICSTAENMEHEARYISMLLSQRVDGVIVASAFGSTEHFEALHEAHIPIVAIDRELPGIAGDAVMADHEEGGRMMARHLIELGHRKIGIVGAPAHSQPVQLRLRGIKEEMAERGIAPPAIFMAEEHSFAATYPLAKQLVASRPEMTGIIGTTDISAIATIHAVQDHGFSVPRDYSVIGFDDLPEAAYVFPRLTTIAQPIRGVGEQAVRQLEALIDEDQVDGERRMNTFIKVPVTLIRRDSTGPVRT
- the kdpA gene encoding potassium-transporting ATPase subunit KdpA encodes the protein MTFNGWLQILIYIGILLLLVKPLGGYMTRVFTGERTFLSFVLRPVERGLYRLAGTDEREEQHWTTYSVSMLLFSLAGFLVLYALQRLQGSLPYNPAGMTAVGPELSFNTATSFVTNTNWQNYGGESTMSYLVQMAGLTVQNFVSAATGIAIAIALIRAFARASGKAIGNFWVDMIRATLYVLLPICVVLTIAFVYLGVPQTLGPYVNATTLEGAQQTIAVGPVASQLAIKMLGTNGGGFFNANSAHPFENPDAISNLLQMLAIFAVGAALTNVFGRMVGSQRQGWAILAAMGTLFIAGVIVTYWAEAAGNPLVHALGVQGGNMEGKEVRFGIAASSLFAVITTAASCGAVNGMLDSFTAIGGLIPLINLQLGEVIVGGVGAGFYGILMFVVIAIFVAGLMVGRTPEYLGKKIEAKEVKMAMLAVLCLPFGMLIFTAISVVLPSAVASIANAGPHGFSEILYAYSSAAANNGSAFGGLTGNTSWYNITLGIVMLIGRFLVIVPALAIAGSLISKKTVPASAGTFPTDGPLFVGLLVGTILIVGGLTFFPALALGPIVEHLAMIAGQTF
- a CDS encoding carbohydrate kinase family protein yields the protein MRTGEEVRDGEKKDKGGIVCAGNFIVDRVHTLSYWPEQGNLAHILHQDVGVGGGAANVVTDLASLGFPGKLAAAGCIGADIDGEIVKTRLQSAGIDVSGLRERPDRATAHTHVMNVPGQNRTFFYHGGANDAVTDTLISPATFANAGYRLFYLGYLMLLPGLDGIDVDGRSGASRLLEAARNAGLTTCVDFVSSEDPEFAAKVGAALPYCDYLIINEIEAGRATGVTVRGTAGELNQAALLAAGERLLAAGVAKGAIIHAPEICFWFASGAKPIISRSRPVEPADIVSTVGAGDAFCAAVLYGLHEDWPVERICAVAHAAAARCLGGATATDGIPDMAALLEDVKEMQPVCA
- the kdpF gene encoding K(+)-transporting ATPase subunit F, encoding MLLDYILGGGVTIFLTVYLVYALIRPERF